From the genome of Populus trichocarpa isolate Nisqually-1 chromosome 15, P.trichocarpa_v4.1, whole genome shotgun sequence, one region includes:
- the LOC7464527 gene encoding RNA-binding protein 1 isoform X2 has product MADSYWRYAGDSRQPQPQSMPSLTGKRPRSDYDVPSGRDLSSYYSRDDDRGALRVIRDSDSIGASYDRYLHSGTISSYGGGQSARAISGVPVRPVDDLRMVSMGSMDPGSSVKDRSMRTGSGRSEVSLPPDASSTLFVEGLPSDCTRREVSHIFRPFVGYKEVRLVSKESRHPGGDPLVLCFVDFLSPAHAATSMDALQGACNGGWLSI; this is encoded by the exons ATGGCGGATAGTTACTGGAGATACGCCGGCGACTCACGGCAGCCGCAACCGCAGTCTATGCCTTCTCTCACTGGAAAACGCCCTCGCTCTGATTACG ATGTACCCAGTGGCCGTGACCTATCCAGTTATTATTCCCGTGATGACGATAGAGGAGCTCTTCGTGTAATTAGAGATTCGGACTCCATTGGAGCATCCTATGACCGTTACTTGCATAGTGGG ACAATTTCATCTTACGGTGGGGGACAGTCTGCTAGAGCCATAAGTGGGGTGCCTGTTCGTCCTGTTGATGATCTGCGCATGGTAAGTATGGGGTCCATGGACCCAGGGTCTAGTGTAAAAGACAGGTCAATGCGAACAGGAAGTGGAAGATCTGAGGTTTCCCTTCCTCCTGATGCTAGCAGCACACTTTTTGTGGAGGGCTTGCCTTCTGACTGTACACGTCGGGAAGTTTCCC ATATCTTTCGCCCTTTTGTTGGCTACAAAGAAGTGAGACTTGTAAGCAAGGAATCAAGACAT CCTGGGGGAGATCCGTTGGTACTctgttttgttgactttttgAGTCCTGCACATGCTGCCACTTCCATGGATGCATTGCAAG
- the LOC7464527 gene encoding RNA-binding protein 1 isoform X1, whose product MADSYWRYAGDSRQPQPQSMPSLTGKRPRSDYDVPSGRDLSSYYSRDDDRGALRVIRDSDSIGASYDRYLHSGTISSYGGGQSARAISGVPVRPVDDLRMVSMGSMDPGSSVKDRSMRTGSGRSEVSLPPDASSTLFVEGLPSDCTRREVSHIFRPFVGYKEVRLVSKESRHPGGDPLVLCFVDFLSPAHAATSMDALQGYRFDEHDRDSVDLRLQFARYPGARSGGGHRGKR is encoded by the exons ATGGCGGATAGTTACTGGAGATACGCCGGCGACTCACGGCAGCCGCAACCGCAGTCTATGCCTTCTCTCACTGGAAAACGCCCTCGCTCTGATTACG ATGTACCCAGTGGCCGTGACCTATCCAGTTATTATTCCCGTGATGACGATAGAGGAGCTCTTCGTGTAATTAGAGATTCGGACTCCATTGGAGCATCCTATGACCGTTACTTGCATAGTGGG ACAATTTCATCTTACGGTGGGGGACAGTCTGCTAGAGCCATAAGTGGGGTGCCTGTTCGTCCTGTTGATGATCTGCGCATGGTAAGTATGGGGTCCATGGACCCAGGGTCTAGTGTAAAAGACAGGTCAATGCGAACAGGAAGTGGAAGATCTGAGGTTTCCCTTCCTCCTGATGCTAGCAGCACACTTTTTGTGGAGGGCTTGCCTTCTGACTGTACACGTCGGGAAGTTTCCC ATATCTTTCGCCCTTTTGTTGGCTACAAAGAAGTGAGACTTGTAAGCAAGGAATCAAGACAT CCTGGGGGAGATCCGTTGGTACTctgttttgttgactttttgAGTCCTGCACATGCTGCCACTTCCATGGATGCATTGCAAG GTTATAGATTTGATGAGCATGACCGTGATTCGGTCGATTTAAGGTTGCAATTTGCTCGCTATCCTGGTGCAAGGTCAGGTGGCGGGCATCGTGGAAAGCGTTGA